In Camelus ferus isolate YT-003-E chromosome 10, BCGSAC_Cfer_1.0, whole genome shotgun sequence, the following proteins share a genomic window:
- the BTBD10 gene encoding BTB/POZ domain-containing protein 10 isoform X4, translated as MPKDADLAFSAALFEKAESLYTLISNFFSCFCVSTLAYTKVSTPSRVSKGVVDHTKMSLHGASGGHERSRDRRRSSDRSRDSSHERTESQLTPCIRNVTSPTRQHHVEREKDHSSSRPSSPRPQKTSPNGSSSSAGNSSRNSSQSSSDGSCKTSGEMVFVYENAKEGARNVRTSERVTLIVDNTRFVVDPSIFTAQPNTMLGRMFGSGREHNFTRPNEKGEYEVAEGIGSTVFRAILDYYKTGIIRCPDGISIPELREACDYLCISFEYSTIKCRDLSALMHELSNDGARKQFEFYLEEMILPLMVASAQSGERECHIVVLTDDDVVDWDEEYPPQMGEEYSQIIYSTKLYRFFKYIENRDVAKSVLKERGLKKIRLGIEGYPTYKEKVKKRPGGRPEVIYNYVQRPFIRMSWEKEEGKSRHVDFQCVKSKSITNLAAAAADIPQDQLVVMHPTPQVDELDILPIHPPSGNNDLDPDAQNPML; from the exons ATGCCCAAGGATGCTGACCTGGCTTTCAGTGCTGCATTGTTTGAAAAAGCAGAGTCCCTTTATACtctgatttcaaattttttttcttgtttttgtgtgtCTACCTTGGCATATACTAAAGTAAG TACTCCCTCACGTGTTTCTAAAGGAGTTGTCGACCACACCAAAATGAGTCTACATGGTGCTAGTGGGGGACACGAGAGATCAAGAGATAGACGAAGGTCAAGTGACAGATCACGAGATTCATCTCACGAAAGAACAGAATCTCAACTCACTCCTTGTATTAGAAATGTTACTTCTCCAACACGACAGCACCATGTCG AACGTGAAAAAGATCACAGTTCCTCTCGTCCAAGCAGTCCTCGCCCGCAAAAAACATCTCCAAATGGTTCCAGTAGCAGTGCTGGGAACAGCAGCAGAAACAGTAGTCAGTCAAGTTCAGATGGTAGCTGTAAGACATCTGGGGAAATGGTATTTGTgtatgaaaatgcaaaagaagGAGCTCGGAATGTAAGGACGTCAGAACGAGTGACGCTAATAGTGGATAACACTAGATTTGTTGTAGATCCATCCATTTTTACTGCACAGCCAAATACAATGTTGGGCAG GATGTTTGGATCTGGCAGAGAACATAACTTTACACGTCCCAATGAGAAGGGAGAGtatgaggtggcagaggggaTTGGCTCTACTGTGTTTCGAGCTATTCTG gactattataaaacaggaataatccGTTGTCCTGATGGCATATCTATTCCTGAACTGAGAGAAGCATGTGACTATCTTTGTATCTCTTTTGAATATAGTACTATTAAATGTAGAGATCTCA GTGCCCTAATGCATGAGTTATCAAATGATGGTGCTCGTAAACAGTTTGAATTTTATCTAGAAGAAATGATCCTGCCTCTCATGGTAGCTAGTGCCCAGAGTGGGGAACGTGAATGCCACATAGTGGTGCTTACAGATGATGATGTGGTTGATTGGGATGAAGAGTATCCACCACAGATGGGAGAAGAATATTCACAAA TTATTTATAGCACAAAATTATATAGATTTTTCAAGTACATTGAAAACAGAGATGTGGCCAAATCAGTTTTGAAGGAGAGGGGTCTTAAGAAGATTAGACTGGGAATAGAAG GTTATCCTACctacaaagaaaaagtaaagaaaaggcCTGGGGGCCGCCCAGAAGTGATTTACAACTATGTCCAAAGACCCTTTATTCGAATGTcttgggagaaggaagaaggaaagagtcGACATGTGGACTTTCAGTGTGTGAAGAGTAAATCTATCACCAACCTTGCAGCAGCTGCCGCAGACATTCCCCAGGATCAGCTGGTGGTCATGCACCCAACTCCACAAGTGGATGAGCTGGATATTCTCCCTATCCATCCCCCTTCTGGCAACAACGACCTCGATCCTGACGCACAGAATCCAATGCTGTGA
- the BTBD10 gene encoding BTB/POZ domain-containing protein 10 isoform X1: protein MAGRPHPYDSNSSDPENWDRKLHSRPRKLYKHSSTPSRVSKGVVDHTKMSLHGASGGHERSRDRRRSSDRSRDSSHERTESQLTPCIRNVTSPTRQHHVEREKDHSSSRPSSPRPQKTSPNGSSSSAGNSSRNSSQSSSDGSCKTSGEMVFVYENAKEGARNVRTSERVTLIVDNTRFVVDPSIFTAQPNTMLGRMFGSGREHNFTRPNEKGEYEVAEGIGSTVFRAILDYYKTGIIRCPDGISIPELREACDYLCISFEYSTIKCRDLSALMHELSNDGARKQFEFYLEEMILPLMVASAQSGERECHIVVLTDDDVVDWDEEYPPQMGEEYSQIIYSTKLYRFFKYIENRDVAKSVLKERGLKKIRLGIEGYPTYKEKVKKRPGGRPEVIYNYVQRPFIRMSWEKEEGKSRHVDFQCVKSKSITNLAAAAADIPQDQLVVMHPTPQVDELDILPIHPPSGNNDLDPDAQNPML, encoded by the exons TACTCCCTCACGTGTTTCTAAAGGAGTTGTCGACCACACCAAAATGAGTCTACATGGTGCTAGTGGGGGACACGAGAGATCAAGAGATAGACGAAGGTCAAGTGACAGATCACGAGATTCATCTCACGAAAGAACAGAATCTCAACTCACTCCTTGTATTAGAAATGTTACTTCTCCAACACGACAGCACCATGTCG AACGTGAAAAAGATCACAGTTCCTCTCGTCCAAGCAGTCCTCGCCCGCAAAAAACATCTCCAAATGGTTCCAGTAGCAGTGCTGGGAACAGCAGCAGAAACAGTAGTCAGTCAAGTTCAGATGGTAGCTGTAAGACATCTGGGGAAATGGTATTTGTgtatgaaaatgcaaaagaagGAGCTCGGAATGTAAGGACGTCAGAACGAGTGACGCTAATAGTGGATAACACTAGATTTGTTGTAGATCCATCCATTTTTACTGCACAGCCAAATACAATGTTGGGCAG GATGTTTGGATCTGGCAGAGAACATAACTTTACACGTCCCAATGAGAAGGGAGAGtatgaggtggcagaggggaTTGGCTCTACTGTGTTTCGAGCTATTCTG gactattataaaacaggaataatccGTTGTCCTGATGGCATATCTATTCCTGAACTGAGAGAAGCATGTGACTATCTTTGTATCTCTTTTGAATATAGTACTATTAAATGTAGAGATCTCA GTGCCCTAATGCATGAGTTATCAAATGATGGTGCTCGTAAACAGTTTGAATTTTATCTAGAAGAAATGATCCTGCCTCTCATGGTAGCTAGTGCCCAGAGTGGGGAACGTGAATGCCACATAGTGGTGCTTACAGATGATGATGTGGTTGATTGGGATGAAGAGTATCCACCACAGATGGGAGAAGAATATTCACAAA TTATTTATAGCACAAAATTATATAGATTTTTCAAGTACATTGAAAACAGAGATGTGGCCAAATCAGTTTTGAAGGAGAGGGGTCTTAAGAAGATTAGACTGGGAATAGAAG GTTATCCTACctacaaagaaaaagtaaagaaaaggcCTGGGGGCCGCCCAGAAGTGATTTACAACTATGTCCAAAGACCCTTTATTCGAATGTcttgggagaaggaagaaggaaagagtcGACATGTGGACTTTCAGTGTGTGAAGAGTAAATCTATCACCAACCTTGCAGCAGCTGCCGCAGACATTCCCCAGGATCAGCTGGTGGTCATGCACCCAACTCCACAAGTGGATGAGCTGGATATTCTCCCTATCCATCCCCCTTCTGGCAACAACGACCTCGATCCTGACGCACAGAATCCAATGCTGTGA
- the BTBD10 gene encoding BTB/POZ domain-containing protein 10 isoform X2 has translation MAGRPHPYDSNSSDPENWDRKLHSRPRKLYKHSSTPSRVSKGVVDHTKMSLHGASGGHERSRDRRRSSDRSRDSSHERTESQLTPCIRNVTSPTRQHHVEREKDHSSSRPSSPRPQKTSPNGSSSSAGNSSRNSSQSSSDGSCKTSGEMVFVYENAKEGARNVRTSERVTLIVDNTRFVVDPSIFTAQPNTMLGRMFGSGREHNFTRPNEKGEYEVAEGIGSTVFRAILDYYKTGIIRCPDGISIPELREACDYLCISFEYSTIKCRDLSALMHELSNDGARKQFEFYLEEMILPLMVASAQSGERECHIVVLTDDDVVDWDEEYPPQMGEEYSQIHLLREITPPEREKARKVLQSNSLKCPAHLEDSTCCQWNVCPLQSQFALNRLT, from the exons TACTCCCTCACGTGTTTCTAAAGGAGTTGTCGACCACACCAAAATGAGTCTACATGGTGCTAGTGGGGGACACGAGAGATCAAGAGATAGACGAAGGTCAAGTGACAGATCACGAGATTCATCTCACGAAAGAACAGAATCTCAACTCACTCCTTGTATTAGAAATGTTACTTCTCCAACACGACAGCACCATGTCG AACGTGAAAAAGATCACAGTTCCTCTCGTCCAAGCAGTCCTCGCCCGCAAAAAACATCTCCAAATGGTTCCAGTAGCAGTGCTGGGAACAGCAGCAGAAACAGTAGTCAGTCAAGTTCAGATGGTAGCTGTAAGACATCTGGGGAAATGGTATTTGTgtatgaaaatgcaaaagaagGAGCTCGGAATGTAAGGACGTCAGAACGAGTGACGCTAATAGTGGATAACACTAGATTTGTTGTAGATCCATCCATTTTTACTGCACAGCCAAATACAATGTTGGGCAG GATGTTTGGATCTGGCAGAGAACATAACTTTACACGTCCCAATGAGAAGGGAGAGtatgaggtggcagaggggaTTGGCTCTACTGTGTTTCGAGCTATTCTG gactattataaaacaggaataatccGTTGTCCTGATGGCATATCTATTCCTGAACTGAGAGAAGCATGTGACTATCTTTGTATCTCTTTTGAATATAGTACTATTAAATGTAGAGATCTCA GTGCCCTAATGCATGAGTTATCAAATGATGGTGCTCGTAAACAGTTTGAATTTTATCTAGAAGAAATGATCCTGCCTCTCATGGTAGCTAGTGCCCAGAGTGGGGAACGTGAATGCCACATAGTGGTGCTTACAGATGATGATGTGGTTGATTGGGATGAAGAGTATCCACCACAGATGGGAGAAGAATATTCACAAA TTCACCTTTTAAGGGAGATAACTCCACCAGAAAGAGAGAAGGCGAGGAAGGTCCTTCAGTCTAACTCCCTGAAGTGCCCAGCACATTTGGAAGACTCAACATGTTGTCAGTGGAATGTCTGTCCTTTGCAAAGCCAGTTTGCTCTAAACAGACTAACCTAG
- the BTBD10 gene encoding BTB/POZ domain-containing protein 10 isoform X3, with protein MSLHGASGGHERSRDRRRSSDRSRDSSHERTESQLTPCIRNVTSPTRQHHVEREKDHSSSRPSSPRPQKTSPNGSSSSAGNSSRNSSQSSSDGSCKTSGEMVFVYENAKEGARNVRTSERVTLIVDNTRFVVDPSIFTAQPNTMLGRMFGSGREHNFTRPNEKGEYEVAEGIGSTVFRAILDYYKTGIIRCPDGISIPELREACDYLCISFEYSTIKCRDLSALMHELSNDGARKQFEFYLEEMILPLMVASAQSGERECHIVVLTDDDVVDWDEEYPPQMGEEYSQIIYSTKLYRFFKYIENRDVAKSVLKERGLKKIRLGIEGYPTYKEKVKKRPGGRPEVIYNYVQRPFIRMSWEKEEGKSRHVDFQCVKSKSITNLAAAAADIPQDQLVVMHPTPQVDELDILPIHPPSGNNDLDPDAQNPML; from the exons ATGAGTCTACATGGTGCTAGTGGGGGACACGAGAGATCAAGAGATAGACGAAGGTCAAGTGACAGATCACGAGATTCATCTCACGAAAGAACAGAATCTCAACTCACTCCTTGTATTAGAAATGTTACTTCTCCAACACGACAGCACCATGTCG AACGTGAAAAAGATCACAGTTCCTCTCGTCCAAGCAGTCCTCGCCCGCAAAAAACATCTCCAAATGGTTCCAGTAGCAGTGCTGGGAACAGCAGCAGAAACAGTAGTCAGTCAAGTTCAGATGGTAGCTGTAAGACATCTGGGGAAATGGTATTTGTgtatgaaaatgcaaaagaagGAGCTCGGAATGTAAGGACGTCAGAACGAGTGACGCTAATAGTGGATAACACTAGATTTGTTGTAGATCCATCCATTTTTACTGCACAGCCAAATACAATGTTGGGCAG GATGTTTGGATCTGGCAGAGAACATAACTTTACACGTCCCAATGAGAAGGGAGAGtatgaggtggcagaggggaTTGGCTCTACTGTGTTTCGAGCTATTCTG gactattataaaacaggaataatccGTTGTCCTGATGGCATATCTATTCCTGAACTGAGAGAAGCATGTGACTATCTTTGTATCTCTTTTGAATATAGTACTATTAAATGTAGAGATCTCA GTGCCCTAATGCATGAGTTATCAAATGATGGTGCTCGTAAACAGTTTGAATTTTATCTAGAAGAAATGATCCTGCCTCTCATGGTAGCTAGTGCCCAGAGTGGGGAACGTGAATGCCACATAGTGGTGCTTACAGATGATGATGTGGTTGATTGGGATGAAGAGTATCCACCACAGATGGGAGAAGAATATTCACAAA TTATTTATAGCACAAAATTATATAGATTTTTCAAGTACATTGAAAACAGAGATGTGGCCAAATCAGTTTTGAAGGAGAGGGGTCTTAAGAAGATTAGACTGGGAATAGAAG GTTATCCTACctacaaagaaaaagtaaagaaaaggcCTGGGGGCCGCCCAGAAGTGATTTACAACTATGTCCAAAGACCCTTTATTCGAATGTcttgggagaaggaagaaggaaagagtcGACATGTGGACTTTCAGTGTGTGAAGAGTAAATCTATCACCAACCTTGCAGCAGCTGCCGCAGACATTCCCCAGGATCAGCTGGTGGTCATGCACCCAACTCCACAAGTGGATGAGCTGGATATTCTCCCTATCCATCCCCCTTCTGGCAACAACGACCTCGATCCTGACGCACAGAATCCAATGCTGTGA